A window of the Streptomyces formicae genome harbors these coding sequences:
- a CDS encoding glycerophosphodiester phosphodiesterase, whose amino-acid sequence MTILNEFSPASSSSSHAVRRAARRFTRPGALLAAAGTTVAALLATALSPLSSSSALAAEAECVPSPVHSPWGPGTAPGEPADVPFLSAHRGGTNLAPQQTAEAYRSALAFGATVIEIDIRRLSDGTLVAYHDAEGPGGQSVSSVNLAEFKSWNAATGEWAGTAHDPARYLTFAEVLAIAEHVGAGLDVEFKEVYLLDRKPYRQVAQAVADAGLMDRTLWQYSTNLDPLISAVQGIDPDALFNYNLNGAEQPSALYDRAKGKDFAFGSDLAKFTAPRLAAIHDGCGIAVPHSYDAGPDQEFAQIQQGRANGVDGFQTNQVDVAADALDRPVTSAWQAGATAETACLVNPDNGYGLLGRTVTRADGSTAVTGPGGCVSTAAGTVSFAGDGAALPATYPAAG is encoded by the coding sequence GTGACGATACTCAACGAGTTCTCGCCCGCATCCTCGTCGTCCTCCCACGCCGTGCGCCGGGCCGCCCGTCGGTTCACGCGACCGGGTGCGCTGCTCGCCGCGGCCGGTACGACCGTGGCGGCGCTGCTCGCCACCGCTCTCTCGCCCCTCTCGTCGTCGTCGGCCCTGGCCGCCGAAGCCGAGTGTGTGCCCTCCCCCGTCCACTCGCCCTGGGGTCCCGGCACCGCGCCCGGCGAGCCCGCCGATGTGCCGTTCCTCTCCGCCCACCGGGGCGGCACCAACCTGGCCCCGCAGCAGACCGCCGAGGCGTACCGCAGCGCCCTGGCGTTCGGCGCCACGGTGATCGAGATCGACATCCGCCGGCTGTCCGACGGCACGCTCGTCGCGTACCACGACGCCGAAGGCCCCGGCGGACAGTCCGTCAGCTCGGTGAACCTGGCGGAGTTCAAGAGCTGGAACGCGGCCACCGGCGAGTGGGCCGGCACCGCGCACGACCCCGCCCGCTACCTGACCTTCGCCGAGGTGCTGGCCATCGCCGAGCACGTGGGCGCGGGTCTCGACGTCGAGTTCAAGGAGGTCTACCTGCTGGACCGCAAGCCGTACCGGCAGGTCGCGCAGGCCGTGGCCGACGCCGGGCTGATGGACCGCACGCTCTGGCAGTACTCCACGAACCTGGATCCGCTGATCTCGGCCGTCCAGGGCATCGACCCCGATGCCCTCTTCAACTACAACCTCAACGGGGCCGAGCAGCCCTCGGCCCTGTACGACCGGGCCAAGGGCAAGGACTTCGCGTTCGGTTCGGACCTCGCCAAGTTCACGGCGCCGCGGCTGGCCGCGATCCACGACGGGTGCGGCATCGCCGTGCCGCACAGCTACGACGCGGGCCCCGACCAGGAGTTCGCACAGATCCAGCAGGGCCGCGCGAACGGCGTCGACGGCTTCCAGACCAACCAGGTGGACGTGGCGGCCGACGCCCTGGACCGGCCGGTCACCTCCGCGTGGCAGGCCGGCGCGACCGCGGAGACCGCCTGCCTGGTGAACCCGGACAACGGCTACGGACTGCTCGGCCGCACGGTGACGCGGGCCGACGGCAGCACCGCGGTCACCGGGCCTGGCGGCTGCGTCTCCACCGCTGCCGGGACCGTCTCCTTCGCCGGTGACGGCGCGGCCTTGCCGGCCACGTACCCCGCCGCCGGCTGA